Proteins encoded by one window of Vitis riparia cultivar Riparia Gloire de Montpellier isolate 1030 chromosome 11, EGFV_Vit.rip_1.0, whole genome shotgun sequence:
- the LOC117925762 gene encoding uncharacterized protein LOC117925762: MTTMSFHTVLNFPAFLNRTWCSGRSNPSAAVQLSSVFIQTDESGNTPESKKILGPVAAVARCQAPNSLLTQANTVGILGGVSVFSTLIFLEKLVWWSSRHGEESLPFVVCSDPTLNRELASPSLSPFFRGKNAQFQLDHGPIVENLRCKRAFLEQSGARCIVMPCHLAHAWHSEVSKGCPLPFLHVGECVASELKKAKLKPLEAGSNVRIGVLAPGETLTAGFYQEKLQSQGFEVVLPDMATMEHIVVPAIEALHRKDMEGARNLLRIAVHIFLMRAVNIVILASDEMQDLLPRDDPLSKNCINPMDALARSTIGWAKSIEEVHRKA, encoded by the exons ATGACAACAATGTCTTTCCATACAGTACTGAATTTCCCTGCATTTCTTAATAGGACTTGGTGCAGTGGAAGATCAAATCCTTCCGCAGCCGTCCAACTATCTTCAGTATTCATACAAACTGATGAGAGTGGGAATACACCAGAATCTAAGAAGATTTTGGGTCCAGTGGCAGCTGTGGCAAGATGTCAGGCCCCTAATTCCCTGCTTACCCAAGCAAATACTGTTGGTATTCTTGGAGGGGTTTCTGTTTTTTCTACTCTAATTTTCTTGGAAAAGCTGGTCTGGTGGAGTTCAAGGCACGGAGAAGAAAGCCTTCCTTTTGTTGTCTGCAGTGATCCAACATTAAACAGGGAGCTTGCATCCCCCAGTTTATCTCCTTTCTTCAGAGGAAAAAATGCTCAATTCCAATTAGACCATGGTCCAATCGTTGAGAATTTGAGGTGTAAAAGGGCATTTCTGGAGCAGTCTGGAGCTCGTTGCATAGTTATGCCATGCCACCTTGCTCATGCTTGGCACAGTGAGGTATCAAAGGGATGCCCTTTACCTTTCCTTCATGTGGGGGAGTGTGTTGCCAGCGAGCTTAAGAAAGCAAAGTTGAAGCCGCTTGAAGCTGGGAGCAATGTGCGGATTGGGGTGCTTGCCCCTGGTGAAACCTTAACGGCTGGTTTCTACCAGGAGAAGCTACAGAGTCAG GGCTTTGAGGTAGTTTTGCCAGACATGGCAACCATGGAGCACATTGTGGTTCCTGCTATTGAAGCATTGCACAGAAAGGACATGGAAGGAGCAAGGAACCTATTGAGAATCGCAGTGCATATTTTTCTGATGAGGGCTGTGAACATTGTCATCCTTGCTTCTGATGAAATGCAGGATCTTTTGCCTCGTGATGATCCTCTTTCTAAGAATTGCATCAACCCCATGGATGCTTTGGCCCGCTCAACTATAGGGTGGGCAAAATCTATTGAAGAGGTACATAGAAAAGCTTAA